The following coding sequences are from one Shewanella eurypsychrophilus window:
- a CDS encoding TonB-dependent receptor plug domain-containing protein, whose translation MIKPNLLSLTAVAVSVALCSPVFADDQASIAADQAPDFEIITVTATRTERRLMESPLSSSVITSEEIETSAAANLADLLKDVPGVEVTDAATAGMKRIKIRGEASRRVAVLIDGQELTDHSSYGAPLLLDPAMVERIEVIRGTGSVLYGQKALGGVVNFITKKGGDSPFQASVTAGYDSATQGQQYSASAFGSLGDVDYRLSWSDNDHDNRETPEGELDETAYANNSIMAYVAYHFGDHTLGVNYDQYNMNSEIATGMPSFKLDMPRRDREKYSLFYEVDNLSGVMNKLHIDAYKQTIDRQFVQHMEMAIPMPPPMSANMIIDTQIDELLETSGVNGQFDFTLGQSHYLIAGLQYAKDEVDKSTHNQTEMTMVMPGPMPPQVSNTDKTEIENAQLTTSAVYLQDEWSITDDWLLTVGARQYWLASELVASTRGLASTESTDNQLVGSVATNYALSDDQNIRALVSQGYGYPTLLQTAMGATAAGTYINPNADLKAETSVNYELGYRFKDGRIIIDATAFYTDADDYLTTVNCATTQLTCINQQRDDIYINADKATSKGLELDTSIDFDDIRLYLSATWSHREQTTADFTTDKTGLPALYGRGGIKFTSQNDSLGYYWLDAYMRAASDADVQDSSGSEVEHYAGWGTVNLAIGNRFGKDESMMVSIEGTNLADKAYQPASQSLLATGRSIQAKFSILF comes from the coding sequence GTGATTAAACCGAACCTTTTATCTCTTACAGCTGTCGCTGTAAGTGTTGCATTATGTTCACCTGTATTTGCCGATGATCAGGCATCTATTGCAGCAGACCAAGCGCCTGATTTTGAAATCATCACTGTTACAGCCACGCGAACAGAGCGCCGATTAATGGAGAGCCCGTTATCTTCCTCAGTGATAACGAGTGAGGAGATAGAAACCAGCGCGGCCGCAAATTTGGCTGATCTGCTTAAAGATGTGCCAGGTGTTGAGGTCACCGATGCAGCTACAGCAGGTATGAAGCGAATTAAAATACGTGGAGAAGCTTCTCGCAGAGTGGCCGTGCTTATAGACGGTCAAGAGCTAACGGATCACTCAAGCTATGGAGCCCCTCTGCTGCTCGATCCGGCCATGGTTGAAAGGATTGAGGTAATTAGAGGGACGGGATCAGTGCTATATGGACAAAAAGCACTGGGTGGCGTAGTCAACTTTATTACCAAGAAGGGAGGCGATTCGCCATTTCAAGCAAGTGTGACAGCGGGTTATGACAGTGCCACTCAAGGACAGCAGTACAGTGCATCTGCATTTGGCTCCTTGGGAGATGTCGATTATCGGTTGTCTTGGTCTGATAATGATCATGATAATCGTGAAACCCCAGAGGGGGAGTTAGACGAAACGGCTTATGCTAACAATAGTATTATGGCTTATGTAGCCTACCATTTTGGCGATCATACCTTAGGTGTTAACTACGACCAATACAATATGAATTCAGAAATCGCCACGGGTATGCCTAGTTTCAAACTTGATATGCCAAGGCGTGATAGAGAAAAATACTCTCTTTTCTATGAGGTCGACAACCTATCAGGTGTAATGAATAAGCTACATATTGATGCGTATAAGCAAACTATCGATAGACAGTTTGTACAGCATATGGAGATGGCTATCCCTATGCCACCACCGATGAGCGCTAATATGATCATCGATACCCAAATTGACGAGTTACTGGAAACCTCAGGGGTTAATGGCCAGTTTGATTTCACATTAGGACAATCTCATTATCTGATCGCAGGCCTACAATATGCAAAAGATGAAGTAGATAAGAGTACGCATAATCAAACGGAAATGACCATGGTCATGCCGGGTCCAATGCCGCCACAAGTGTCAAACACAGACAAAACAGAAATTGAAAATGCTCAATTAACAACCTCTGCGGTATATCTGCAAGATGAGTGGAGCATAACTGATGATTGGTTACTGACTGTTGGGGCACGTCAATACTGGTTAGCGTCAGAGTTGGTTGCTTCAACTCGTGGGCTGGCATCAACAGAGAGTACTGATAATCAGCTCGTCGGATCTGTAGCGACTAACTATGCACTGAGTGACGATCAAAACATTCGCGCCTTAGTCTCACAAGGCTATGGCTACCCAACCTTGTTACAAACGGCTATGGGAGCGACGGCGGCGGGTACATACATCAATCCCAATGCTGATCTTAAAGCTGAAACCTCTGTGAACTATGAACTGGGTTACCGTTTCAAAGATGGCAGAATTATTATCGATGCGACGGCTTTTTATACCGACGCCGATGATTATTTAACGACAGTTAATTGCGCTACGACACAGTTAACCTGTATCAATCAACAGCGGGATGATATCTATATCAATGCGGATAAAGCCACCAGTAAAGGCCTGGAGCTCGATACATCTATCGACTTTGATGATATTAGACTTTATTTAAGTGCCACATGGTCTCATCGTGAGCAAACTACCGCTGACTTCACCACCGATAAAACAGGCTTACCCGCACTTTATGGGCGAGGAGGGATAAAGTTTACTTCACAAAATGATAGCTTGGGTTACTACTGGCTTGATGCCTATATGCGCGCTGCAAGTGATGCAGATGTGCAGGATTCCTCTGGGAGTGAGGTTGAACATTACGCTGGCTGGGGCACTGTCAACTTAGCGATAGGGAATCGATTTGGAAAAGATGAGTCGATGATGGTGAGTATTGAGGGAACAAACTTGGCGGATAAGGCATATCAGCCTGCATCACAAAGCTTACTTGCTACTGGTCGTAGCATTCAAGCAAAGTTTTCCATACTGTTTTAA
- a CDS encoding ATP-binding protein, protein MKSQKIRKLKFKVLSSLLISCFFAYSVSIFAFAEEVTKFTSSSTKARSILVVGMPHLAGESDIQIQELRAYLKSYWLDWGLEYHYEIEFQPVDLLSSSKVLHGGKVDILAAAFYHPEHENDQYVSIPYVTFSGALYRQYGSSSPSKKVALHLPHTGKGFDNPFLLKQTTNFCDLITDDSEIDLIYSWAPWLASEELKKLPRGMRFQKIQKTAPNLYMRAAVSRENRELMLKINQSMRSFDSVSSIQMWQKHISSETRFFKTALGEYASDLPIELQQYVLEHPVSRYAYFDGGFPPYLIQDETHVMGYIPDLLDTIGSRTGLTFYAERFATVNQAIDAIKNQRVDLLSNLFKTPQREREMLFSQPFDNSMTVIVSNRHSQFLRFDELKDKVISAVDGTQVSKKLKLLFPIEQILLVDTMDEALLAVAEGSADAFIGNGLNASFKIHKLNLGHLSVNKPQGFENDQLYYFGINKNKLALKTLLDLGLHSVGDIELDQLHQKWVSSVLVQGADKRYETLYRTVSTTGLVVILLALFLGTAIKIYLTNLRKTKLEVVNALALAEKSREHAEVLARAKTDFLARMSHEIRTPMNGVLGMAEALSYTKLSLEQKDLLDTLNGSAQNLMALLNDVLDFSKMDAGKLTVEQTPSNLDGLLTNVINNFRHKAKYAGLELNLRVDEQLSDNYLTDPTRVMQLLNNLISNSIKFTSSGFIELSAQLLAVDSCEPNIHTIRIDVRDTGIGIEPEKIATLFDPFTQAEGDTTRRFGGTGLGLSICKEITEALGGEVKVTSMPGKGSLFSIVLNLVSTEEVGILQGTANDDIDHILQCSSFSNLSILLAEDNPVNRKVIGGQLARLGLEVDLAENGLIAYQMYQQGNYDIIISDCHMPEMDGFALADKVNSEREGSRPRIIAITADALSGAEQSCLSAGFDNYIAKPCPLDILQQKLTAEILLLPAQESRCLENYEQLIVDREEIYGTNDFVVHASHPTEVDGDTSGLVIAEHNLIPEPLDTFPTVMLAEERGHPTNMVNPEDRDEICTHFNAEHLLELSGDDQDIATDILDVYLSGADEDLQQLEALVIGLEFHLLKDLAHRVKGSLRYLGALELGDISQCLELACVNEDIDSVESLVSELVKGLQQVKLEVSVWLQKEVG, encoded by the coding sequence GTGAAAAGTCAGAAAATAAGAAAGTTAAAGTTCAAGGTGTTAAGTAGTTTATTGATTTCATGCTTTTTTGCTTACTCAGTATCTATTTTTGCTTTTGCTGAGGAGGTCACAAAATTCACGAGCTCATCGACAAAAGCGCGCTCGATACTCGTTGTAGGTATGCCTCATTTAGCGGGTGAAAGTGATATTCAAATTCAAGAATTACGTGCCTATTTGAAAAGTTACTGGCTTGATTGGGGACTGGAATATCACTATGAAATTGAGTTTCAACCGGTGGATCTGCTCTCATCTTCAAAAGTGCTTCATGGTGGGAAAGTGGATATTCTGGCAGCGGCTTTCTACCATCCTGAACATGAAAATGATCAATATGTCAGTATTCCCTACGTGACTTTTTCCGGTGCGTTATATCGACAATATGGAAGTTCTAGCCCTTCAAAGAAAGTGGCATTACATCTTCCTCACACTGGGAAGGGGTTTGATAATCCATTTCTATTGAAGCAAACGACTAATTTTTGTGATCTTATTACTGATGATTCTGAAATAGACCTAATTTATAGTTGGGCACCCTGGCTTGCGAGTGAAGAGCTAAAAAAATTACCGCGTGGAATGCGTTTTCAAAAAATTCAAAAAACTGCACCAAACTTGTATATGAGAGCGGCTGTTTCACGAGAAAATCGTGAGCTTATGCTTAAAATTAATCAGTCGATGCGGAGCTTTGATAGTGTCAGCTCAATTCAGATGTGGCAAAAACATATATCATCTGAAACACGTTTTTTTAAAACGGCGTTAGGTGAGTATGCATCCGATCTGCCTATTGAGCTTCAGCAATATGTACTAGAACATCCTGTGAGTCGTTACGCCTATTTTGATGGTGGTTTCCCACCTTACTTGATCCAAGATGAAACCCATGTGATGGGGTATATTCCAGATCTACTCGATACCATTGGAAGTCGAACAGGCCTTACTTTTTATGCCGAGCGTTTCGCGACTGTTAATCAAGCTATCGATGCGATTAAAAATCAACGAGTCGATCTGCTTTCGAATTTATTTAAGACCCCTCAACGAGAACGGGAAATGCTGTTTAGTCAGCCATTTGATAATTCGATGACCGTGATCGTTAGCAATCGACATAGTCAGTTTCTGCGCTTTGATGAGCTAAAAGATAAAGTCATTTCCGCTGTTGATGGTACCCAGGTAAGTAAAAAACTTAAATTACTCTTTCCCATTGAGCAAATATTACTTGTCGATACCATGGATGAAGCTTTACTCGCGGTTGCTGAAGGCAGCGCTGATGCATTTATCGGTAACGGACTTAATGCTAGCTTTAAAATTCATAAGCTAAACTTGGGGCACCTATCTGTCAATAAACCACAGGGATTTGAGAATGATCAGCTTTATTATTTTGGGATAAACAAGAATAAGTTAGCGCTAAAAACCTTGCTCGATCTTGGGTTACACAGTGTGGGGGATATTGAGTTAGATCAACTACATCAAAAATGGGTAAGCTCTGTGTTAGTGCAGGGGGCGGATAAACGTTACGAGACACTATACCGGACAGTTAGCACAACGGGTCTAGTTGTTATATTGCTAGCACTCTTTTTGGGCACAGCAATAAAGATATATTTAACCAACCTTCGAAAAACAAAACTTGAGGTTGTTAATGCGCTCGCATTAGCGGAAAAGTCGAGGGAGCATGCCGAAGTGCTAGCCAGAGCAAAAACCGACTTTCTAGCCCGTATGAGTCATGAGATTAGAACGCCGATGAACGGAGTGCTGGGTATGGCTGAAGCTTTGTCATATACCAAGTTAAGCCTTGAGCAAAAAGATCTGTTAGATACCCTTAACGGCTCGGCGCAAAATTTGATGGCATTACTGAATGATGTGTTAGATTTTTCTAAAATGGATGCCGGTAAACTGACTGTTGAACAAACGCCTTCAAATTTAGATGGGTTACTTACTAATGTAATTAATAACTTTCGTCATAAAGCAAAATACGCAGGCTTAGAGCTCAACTTAAGGGTTGATGAACAACTCAGTGATAATTATTTAACCGATCCAACAAGGGTTATGCAGCTGCTCAATAACCTAATCTCTAATTCTATTAAATTTACCTCGAGTGGGTTTATAGAGCTAAGCGCTCAACTACTTGCTGTAGATAGCTGTGAGCCAAATATACATACAATAAGGATTGATGTCAGAGATACCGGTATTGGTATTGAGCCGGAGAAGATAGCAACATTATTTGATCCCTTTACACAAGCTGAAGGGGATACAACACGTCGTTTTGGTGGGACAGGATTGGGCTTAAGTATCTGTAAAGAGATCACTGAAGCGCTAGGTGGAGAGGTTAAAGTGACTTCAATGCCTGGCAAGGGTAGCTTGTTTTCTATCGTACTTAATTTAGTCAGTACTGAAGAGGTAGGGATACTGCAAGGTACGGCAAACGATGACATCGATCATATTTTGCAATGCTCATCATTTTCAAATCTCAGCATTCTTTTAGCGGAAGATAATCCTGTTAACCGAAAAGTCATAGGTGGCCAACTTGCTCGCCTCGGTCTTGAGGTTGATCTCGCAGAGAATGGGCTTATTGCTTATCAGATGTATCAGCAGGGAAACTACGACATCATTATTTCAGATTGTCATATGCCAGAGATGGATGGTTTTGCACTTGCTGATAAGGTCAATAGTGAGCGAGAAGGCAGTCGCCCACGTATTATTGCTATTACAGCCGATGCGTTGAGTGGAGCTGAACAGTCTTGTTTAAGTGCAGGGTTTGATAATTATATTGCTAAACCATGCCCGCTAGATATTTTACAGCAAAAACTGACAGCCGAGATTTTGCTATTACCTGCACAGGAATCAAGATGTCTAGAAAATTACGAACAGCTAATAGTGGATAGAGAAGAGATCTATGGCACAAATGATTTTGTGGTACATGCCTCACATCCCACAGAAGTTGATGGTGATACTTCAGGGTTAGTAATAGCTGAACATAATCTAATCCCAGAGCCACTCGATACCTTCCCTACAGTGATGTTGGCTGAGGAGCGAGGTCACCCTACAAACATGGTTAATCCAGAAGATAGAGATGAGATATGTACTCATTTCAATGCAGAGCACCTTTTAGAGCTTAGTGGAGATGATCAAGATATAGCGACAGATATATTAGATGTGTATTTGTCTGGTGCTGATGAAGACCTTCAGCAGCTTGAGGCATTAGTCATAGGGTTGGAGTTTCATCTTTTAAAAGATTTAGCACATCGTGTTAAAGGCAGCTTGAGGTATTTAGGGGCATTGGAATTGGGTGATATCTCTCAATGTCTTGAACTCGCTTGTGTAAATGAAGATATAGATAGCGTTGAATCTCTTGTTTCTGAGTTAGTCAAAGGGCTACAGCAAGTGAAATTAGAGGTGAGCGTATGGTTACAGAAGGAGGTTGGATGA
- a CDS encoding PepSY domain-containing protein: MSKLPSTLHKLLSLIFIPLLLIFAVSGIGLNHPSLIQSFSVPINSLPANYQYANWNRGAIQALAEDDSGRIYAGGKSGLGYFLQGQYHRLANPLATHTWQNFVYSLHLSGRQLYVGSRDGLFRYSIDSQKWHYYKETREQRIVSIINAPQNRVIAVANHQLYTVEGDKSNILNVSLSESNQAVPLFRFTFALHSGEIIGLSGRLLMDTVALALIYFCLSGLYYWLFPKATKRNLLSRRKKIRGGKLFRFLAKHHNSLGLIFMPLLIISAATAIVMRPPGLLLIVSANSPVTFYSQHGNSQIPYKITKAAMVGEQLVLLTGDGVFSGDVVEGSLFQQIKSSVPIHGMGASIFQQIDEDNLLVGSFSGLYRWQAKSDEFQSLTPSDQSEGLMPVAAYSTLDELIVFDYHQGKLFDENNRLAAMPAEVNEYARMSLWNFLFELHNLRIVQHYIGPFYLIVLLLTSLGLLVITITGSIQYLRKKARERRRDKRLAE; encoded by the coding sequence ATGTCAAAACTCCCCAGTACACTTCATAAATTATTGAGCCTAATTTTTATCCCTCTGTTACTTATTTTTGCTGTTAGTGGCATAGGACTCAATCACCCCAGCCTCATTCAGTCATTTTCAGTTCCGATAAACAGCTTACCAGCCAATTATCAATATGCTAACTGGAATCGAGGTGCTATCCAAGCGCTTGCAGAAGATGATAGTGGTCGGATCTATGCCGGTGGCAAGAGTGGATTAGGCTACTTTTTACAAGGGCAGTATCACAGGTTGGCTAATCCTTTGGCGACACATACTTGGCAGAATTTTGTCTATAGTCTGCATTTAAGTGGCAGGCAACTCTATGTTGGCAGTCGTGACGGTTTGTTTCGGTATTCAATCGACAGTCAAAAGTGGCACTACTATAAAGAGACAAGAGAACAGAGAATAGTCTCGATTATTAATGCACCACAAAATAGAGTCATTGCGGTCGCCAACCATCAGCTTTATACCGTTGAGGGAGATAAGAGCAATATTCTCAATGTTTCACTGAGTGAATCTAATCAAGCTGTGCCGCTGTTTCGATTTACTTTTGCGCTTCACAGTGGTGAAATTATTGGCCTTTCAGGCAGATTATTAATGGATACAGTGGCATTAGCCTTGATCTACTTTTGTTTGAGCGGCCTGTATTACTGGTTGTTCCCTAAAGCGACTAAGCGAAATTTACTGTCTCGAAGAAAAAAAATTCGTGGAGGGAAGCTCTTTAGGTTTCTGGCAAAGCACCATAACAGTTTGGGACTAATATTTATGCCGCTGTTGATCATTAGTGCGGCTACTGCAATTGTCATGCGTCCTCCAGGCTTGCTGTTGATTGTTTCAGCTAACTCTCCTGTCACTTTCTATTCCCAGCATGGAAATAGCCAGATCCCCTATAAAATAACCAAGGCTGCAATGGTTGGTGAGCAGTTAGTGTTACTGACTGGTGACGGTGTATTTAGTGGAGATGTTGTAGAGGGCAGCCTTTTTCAGCAAATCAAATCCTCAGTACCGATTCATGGTATGGGGGCTTCAATTTTTCAGCAAATTGATGAAGATAATCTATTAGTTGGATCTTTTAGTGGTTTGTATCGCTGGCAGGCAAAGAGTGATGAGTTTCAATCGTTAACACCAAGCGATCAAAGCGAAGGGCTAATGCCGGTTGCAGCGTATAGCACTTTAGATGAGCTTATCGTGTTTGACTATCATCAGGGAAAATTGTTTGATGAAAATAATCGACTAGCAGCAATGCCTGCTGAGGTTAATGAGTATGCAAGGATGTCACTGTGGAATTTTCTTTTTGAGCTACATAATCTAAGAATTGTTCAACACTATATTGGCCCGTTCTATCTCATTGTCTTGTTGCTAACCAGCCTAGGATTATTGGTTATCACCATCACAGGTAGCATTCAATATTTGAGAAAAAAAGCACGTGAAAGAAGAAGGGATAAGCGATTAGCTGAGTAA
- a CDS encoding acyl-CoA thioesterase, with amino-acid sequence MPLTQTSVSLTDAMNARIELSEARVIKAIFPSITNHHNTLFGGEALAWMDETAFIAATRFCRKPLVTVSSDRIDFKKSIPAGSLAEIIAKVIHVGNTSLKVEVNIFVEDMYKDHREHAIRGVFTFVAVDEARQPTKVWTESPS; translated from the coding sequence ATGCCATTAACTCAAACATCAGTCTCATTGACTGATGCGATGAACGCACGTATTGAGCTTTCTGAAGCACGTGTCATCAAAGCGATATTTCCTTCGATCACTAACCATCACAACACCTTGTTCGGTGGTGAAGCATTGGCCTGGATGGATGAAACTGCATTTATTGCCGCCACGCGCTTTTGTCGTAAACCACTTGTCACTGTGAGCTCAGATAGAATTGATTTTAAAAAATCGATCCCAGCTGGCTCGCTTGCAGAAATCATTGCTAAAGTGATCCACGTGGGCAATACATCTTTGAAAGTCGAAGTGAATATTTTTGTCGAGGACATGTATAAAGACCATAGAGAACATGCTATCAGAGGTGTGTTTACTTTTGTTGCCGTAGATGAAGCGCGACAGCCGACTAAAGTCTGGACAGAGTCACCCTCATAA
- a CDS encoding response regulator transcription factor, with product MKLENLNIIIADDHPLFRNALRQALSIPFSDTQWFEADSADALQTQLENRDIEYDLVLLDLQMPGSHGYSTLIHLRTHFPDLPVVVISAHEDNMTISRAVHYGSSGFIPKSSSMETLAAALTSVLYGDVWLPEHVEIQEIADDATVLVASKLSDLTPQQYKVLQMFAEGLLNKQIAYDLGVSEATIKAHATAIFRKLGVRNRTQAVISLQQLEMEKVEL from the coding sequence ATGAAGCTAGAAAATTTAAACATTATAATCGCAGATGATCACCCACTTTTTCGCAACGCCCTACGCCAAGCATTAAGTATACCTTTTAGCGATACGCAGTGGTTCGAAGCAGACAGTGCCGATGCACTTCAAACTCAGCTCGAGAACCGAGATATTGAATACGACTTAGTATTGTTGGATCTACAGATGCCTGGATCACACGGTTATTCGACCTTGATCCATCTCAGGACTCATTTTCCCGACCTACCCGTTGTGGTTATCTCTGCCCATGAAGATAATATGACCATAAGTCGTGCCGTGCACTACGGCAGCTCCGGCTTTATTCCTAAATCTTCATCTATGGAAACCTTAGCGGCTGCACTGACTTCTGTACTGTATGGTGATGTTTGGCTACCTGAGCATGTAGAAATTCAAGAGATAGCAGACGATGCGACCGTTCTGGTGGCCAGTAAGTTATCGGATTTAACACCTCAACAGTACAAGGTGCTACAAATGTTCGCCGAAGGTTTACTCAATAAGCAAATTGCTTATGATTTAGGGGTATCTGAAGCCACAATTAAAGCCCACGCCACCGCTATTTTTAGGAAACTAGGCGTAAGAAATAGAACTCAAGCAGTAATATCACTTCAGCAACTTGAAATGGAAAAAGTGGAACTCTAA
- a CDS encoding CHASE4 domain-containing protein: MSSEFKRLELIQAEKYASILVGLLELELSYIDSFALDNAHWSETYNFVSDRNEEYQSTTLNTATLSHAELDGVLILDNSGENVLALSNLNLKQQKELWIKAEKVRGNSNNRASRGIMIIGDTPIFFAMQLITNGEDKSVSNGVYFTFLTLGPDVLSKVSAITGVGAALKIDASNEDIFDSYAIDHKLHFALNSIGQTHELIKASFHLYSEKSRQVEVMMLVEFEQIQSRFDGPIFTLIPSLVLTTLVCIFLLMVIRYHIVKPILTISAHLDRLKDMEGKYVPMDVGWEDELGQLAENINKLFSRIYKKESFNKLLLSSIDNIIFVLDSQGKVTFATQSTLDWLKVELDEIVSFDLDFLLTNIDTATPSVAAWSHEIINKKQTIAYDCQLRAMTKHEQVIDAQVRGYPVESINAELNGAIVIIRFNEFDEYIDVLDDKIR, from the coding sequence GTGTCGAGTGAATTTAAACGACTAGAACTGATACAAGCTGAAAAGTACGCTAGCATACTTGTGGGTCTTTTAGAGCTTGAGCTGTCCTATATTGACTCTTTTGCACTCGATAATGCGCATTGGAGTGAAACGTATAACTTTGTATCTGATCGCAATGAGGAATATCAAAGTACGACGTTAAATACAGCTACACTTTCTCACGCTGAGTTAGATGGTGTGTTGATACTTGATAATAGTGGTGAAAATGTTTTAGCGCTTTCAAATTTAAATCTTAAGCAACAAAAAGAGCTATGGATTAAGGCTGAAAAGGTAAGAGGTAATTCAAATAATCGAGCATCAAGAGGGATTATGATTATTGGTGATACCCCCATTTTTTTTGCTATGCAGTTGATCACTAATGGCGAAGATAAATCAGTGTCAAATGGGGTATATTTTACATTCTTAACGCTAGGTCCAGACGTACTCTCTAAGGTTAGTGCTATTACCGGAGTTGGGGCGGCGTTGAAAATAGATGCTTCAAATGAAGATATATTCGATTCATATGCTATTGACCATAAACTTCACTTTGCCCTGAACAGCATAGGCCAAACTCATGAGTTGATTAAGGCTAGCTTTCATCTATATAGTGAAAAAAGTAGGCAGGTTGAAGTCATGATGCTGGTGGAGTTCGAGCAGATTCAGAGCCGCTTCGATGGGCCTATTTTTACATTGATCCCTAGCCTAGTGTTAACAACTCTTGTCTGTATTTTCCTGCTTATGGTCATTAGATACCATATTGTTAAACCGATATTGACCATTTCAGCTCATCTAGATCGTCTTAAAGATATGGAAGGGAAATATGTTCCAATGGATGTTGGTTGGGAGGATGAGTTAGGCCAATTAGCTGAAAATATCAATAAATTATTCTCAAGAATCTACAAGAAAGAGAGCTTTAATAAGTTACTATTAAGCTCCATTGATAACATCATTTTTGTATTAGATAGTCAGGGGAAAGTGACATTTGCCACGCAGTCTACTTTGGATTGGTTAAAAGTTGAATTAGATGAGATAGTGAGTTTTGATTTAGACTTTTTACTCACAAATATTGATACCGCCACACCTTCTGTTGCAGCTTGGTCTCATGAGATAATAAATAAAAAGCAAACTATAGCTTATGATTGTCAATTGAGAGCAATGACAAAACATGAGCAAGTCATTGATGCTCAGGTTCGCGGTTACCCAGTAGAGTCAATTAATGCCGAGTTAAATGGGGCAATCGTAATTATTCGCTTCAATGAGTTTGACGAATATATAGATGTCTTAGATGATAAAATCAGATAG